Proteins from one Impatiens glandulifera chromosome 2, dImpGla2.1, whole genome shotgun sequence genomic window:
- the LOC124923640 gene encoding peptide-N4-(N-acetyl-beta-glucosaminyl)asparagine amidase A: protein MSMFSFFFFFFALAASSFSLTESDRFIRSVIPTAATEYIELAPPLPTDKLIPSCSYPVFTHTFADTYGRPPFSVKYSPPFRCRPPWSHVVLQINVSSEGDQYDRIAAVWLAGSEILRTSTAEPTENGIFWNIRKDVTRYTSLLKQSHLTLTVMLENLLTDDLDGVYDVTLTFLYYKNTKSSSPPNKRNELGFDSVVNNGRNAFNLYETPADEIIPISNNKIKEGFWFRINSKADKGLTQIKIPLNTIKAVVEIYVSYHGDDEFWYSNPPDSYIKRNNLTTKRGGGSYREVSLSIDGLFITSVVPFPVIFTGGINPLSWEPVVSIGAFNLPSYDFDLTPFLGRLLDDKIHSFGIGVGYSIPFWLVDANLHIWFDHGSAPVQARLVEIDIPPVMIKQRSLFQKLDGSFDVEAKRKNRITGWIISSSGNLTTHVLQQFKFKNQILFEGGGSTKTVSMKVKAKMEVIVESADAIQLNRAVVKTKYPLVIITSTVPGLKPGTYKMTTNVSHGLIEKWECGNFSSLIRNSQDSLGWMSVKDHSVLSGSAQTNQSLSYEDQFGCYWRAVMTKDGKMVKDNSAFSCQLPY, encoded by the coding sequence ATGTCAAtgttttccttcttcttcttcttctttgccTTGGCTGCTTCATCATTCTCTCTCACTGAATCTGACCGTTTCATCAGATCAGTAATTCCGACCGCCGCCACAGAATACATAGAGCTCGCACCTCCTCTTCCAACCGACAAACTCATCCCTTCCTGTTCATACCCCGTCTTCACCCACACCTTCGCCGACACCTACGGCCGCCCTCCCTTTTCCGTCAAGTACTCACCGCCCTTCCGCTGCCGCCCTCCATGGTCCCACGTCGTTCTTCAGATCAACGTCTCTTCCGAGGGCGACCAATACGACCGTATCGCCGCCGTATGGCTTGCCGGATCCGAGATTCTACGCACCAGCACGGCGGAGCCTACTGAAAATGGAATTTTCTGGAACATTCGCAAGGATGTCACCAGGTATACCTCTCTACTCAAACAATCGCATCTTACCCTAACCGTCATGCTGGAGAATTTGTTAACCGACGATCTGGACGGCGTCTATGATGTTACACTTACCTTCTTGTATTACAAGAATACTAAGTCCTCATCGCCGCCGAATAAACGGAACGAATTAGGGTTTGACAGTGTTGTGAATAATGGGAGAAACGCGTTCAACTTGTACGAAACGCCGGCAGACGAGATCATTCCAATCTCCAACAATAAGATTAAAGAAGGGTTTTGGTTCAGAATCAACAGCAAAGCGGATAAAGGATTGACCCAGATCAAGATTCCTCTAAACACCATAAAGGCTGTTGTCGAGATTTACGTCTCCTACCACGGAGACGACGAATTCTGGTATTCGAACCCACCCGATTCCTACATTAAAAGGAACAACCTGACCACGAAAAGAGGCGGCGGATCTTACAGGGAGGTGTCTCTATCAATCGACGGACTATTCATCACCTCGGTGGTTCCTTTTCCGGTCATCTTCACCGGAGGAATCAATCCACTATCCTGGGAACCCGTAGTGTCCATAGGAGCATTCAACCTCCCTTCCTACGACTTCGACCTCACCCCATTTCTGGGACGTTTACTCGACGACAAAATCCACTCCTTCGGAATTGGAGTCGGTTACAGCATTCCGTTTTGGCTAGTGGATGCCAATCTACACATATGGTTCGATCACGGCTCGGCGCCAGTCCAGGCTAGGCTCGTCGAGATTGATATCCCTCCGGTGATGATTAAACAGCGGTCCCTGTTTCAGAAACTGGACGGTTCTTTCGATGTGGAGGCGAAGAGGAAGAACCGAATTACGGGCTGGATAATCTCGAGTTCGGGAAATCTCACTACACACGTTTTGCAGCAATTCAAGTTCAAGAATCAGATCTTATTTGAAGGGGGCGGTTCCACGAAAACAGTTAGTATGAAAGTTAAAGCTAAGATGGAGGTTATAGTGGAGTCGGCCGATGCAATTCAGCTAAATCGAGCTGTAGTGAAGACGAAATACCCTCTCGTGATAATCACCTCGACCGTGCCTGGATTGAAACCGGGCACATATAAGATGACCACTAACGTGTCGCACGGTTTGATCGAGAAATGGGAATGTGGGAATTTCTCGAGCTTAATAAGGAATAGCCAGGATTCTTTGGGATGGATGTCGGTTAAGGATCATTCTGTCCTGTCTGGTTCTGCCCAGACGAACCAGAGTTTGAGTTATGAGGACCAGTTTGGATGCTATTGGCGAGCAGTGATGACGAAAGATGGAAAAATGGTGAAAGACAATTCAGCATTCTCTTGTCAATTGCCATATTAA